From the Lactobacillus sp. PV034 genome, the window GACCTTTTGAAATCTCAATGGTCCCCAGGGATGTTTCTAACTTAACGTCTTTAACCACATCGACTTCTTGGGTAAATTCATTAAACTTAAATAATCCAACTAGCTTAGGATCGTTCTGTAAAATCAAAACTACATTTTTGACTGAAGTCGTTTTTAGTCCACCATCTCTAGTCAATTCGAAAGGCGAGCGTTTATTTTCATTATTTCTGACTACATCAGCAGCTTCTTTATTAATTTTTATGACTTTCTTTTTATCATCCGCCACTTCTACGTCTTGCCTCCTTTTCGATCATGGAATTTACAGTTCGTTCAAGTTCGTTCATTGGTAGTGGGTCTGGGGTATTTTCATTAGCAATCACTGCTAATTTTGCTGCAACTTCTGGATCAACATTGCGTAATAATAAACCGCCCATAAAACTAGCCAAACTATCATTTCTTTGCCCAGTGTCACCAAATCCCTCAATAATAGTTTCAAACAAACCTGTCGTTTTTGTCTTTTTGTTCATCCCAACATAAAGTTGAGCAACTTTAGTTTTAGGGATTTTATCAGCTTTTTCTTTTAAAAGATCTAATAATCCTTGAGGAGCTGGTTTCATTGGAGCTTGATTAAGCCACTTATATTGCTTATCTCCTAATGCACTTGGAGCAACAACCACGTAATTATTTACGTGTGCCTTCAAATCAACACCTGGTAAGAATCCAATGTTTTGAGTTATTTCGCCATTAGCTGGTTTTTGAAAATAAAAATGATAACCATCGTGCGCGGTTTTTTCGGTCAACGTGTCTTTAAACCATTCATCATGATTTATTTTTTTTATTGACTCTAGCCCATCGACATCCCCGTGACGGTCGACATCAACCACGAAGAATTTATCAGTTTTTAAAGCGATATTTGCTAAAGGGTGTGTTTGCCAAATTTTCCTAATTTCATCAGGTGTAAGAGCTGGCTTACCAGCAAACTTAATTAAAGGCTTTTTGCCGGCTCCAATTGGAATTACTGAAAATCCTTTTTCTGCATAATCAACCGCATAATTAACTAAGTTTTGTAGCATACCTTACCCTCGCATAATTTAAAATGGTAAATCATCATCAGTGACTGTTACGCCAGTGGCTTTAGCTGCATTTGGATCAATGGCTTTAGGCTGCTCCACTTCATCAAATTCTAAATTTCTGTAAGGTCTATCAGGGTCTTTTTTATTTTCAGTGGTTTTAATAGTTAACTTAAGCAATTTACCTTTGTAAGGCTGGAAGGCATCTTGTAATTTTTCATAGTCTTCTGATTCGGTTTCTTGTAAAAAACATTCGTCCGGAACAGGATCAAGACCAACCATTGCTCCCAATCTTTGAATTTGCTTGATATTTCTGGTTAACACACCGGCTGGCATTTTTTTACCTTTAGAAGTGGTTTCCGCAAGTGTAGGTGTAAAGAATTCTTGTCTTCCAGCTTCATCCCCAGTCGCTACTTCTAGACTAAATCTAATAAAGTCTGTTTGACTGTTCGGCCATACTCCGTGAGTTGCCCCGCTTAAGGAAAC encodes:
- a CDS encoding single-stranded DNA-binding protein, whose translation is MSLADALNQIKKENYDPKKDKPGSGFERIPDGEYIVSLSGATHGVWPNSQTDFIRFSLEVATGDEAGRQEFFTPTLAETTSKGKKMPAGVLTRNIKQIQRLGAMVGLDPVPDECFLQETESEDYEKLQDAFQPYKGKLLKLTIKTTENKKDPDRPYRNLEFDEVEQPKAIDPNAAKATGVTVTDDDLPF
- a CDS encoding bifunctional DNA primase/polymerase, with protein sequence MLQNLVNYAVDYAEKGFSVIPIGAGKKPLIKFAGKPALTPDEIRKIWQTHPLANIALKTDKFFVVDVDRHGDVDGLESIKKINHDEWFKDTLTEKTAHDGYHFYFQKPANGEITQNIGFLPGVDLKAHVNNYVVVAPSALGDKQYKWLNQAPMKPAPQGLLDLLKEKADKIPKTKVAQLYVGMNKKTKTTGLFETIIEGFGDTGQRNDSLASFMGGLLLRNVDPEVAAKLAVIANENTPDPLPMNELERTVNSMIEKEARRRSGG